One genomic window of Polyangium aurulentum includes the following:
- a CDS encoding glutathione S-transferase family protein produces the protein MITVTAFKWVPPFAQGLVRDLRVRWALEEAGLAYDTRLIGQEDKTSADYRALQPFGQVPAFEEDGRVLFESGAIVLHIGERSEALLPADEAGRARAVAWVFAALNSIEVFIQQLAEIDLFYPDQEWAKLNRPRVEGAVKKRLQELAAWIGDREYLEDRFTAGDLMMTTVLRVLRHTDLVDAEPVLKAYKERCERRPAFQKALAAQMASFEGR, from the coding sequence ATGATCACCGTCACCGCCTTCAAGTGGGTACCTCCATTCGCGCAAGGCCTCGTGCGCGATCTTCGGGTGCGATGGGCGCTCGAGGAGGCAGGCCTCGCCTACGACACGAGGTTGATCGGCCAGGAAGACAAGACGTCCGCCGATTATCGCGCGCTCCAGCCCTTCGGGCAGGTGCCGGCGTTCGAGGAGGATGGCCGCGTCCTCTTCGAATCGGGAGCGATCGTGCTCCACATCGGCGAGCGCAGCGAGGCGCTCCTCCCCGCGGACGAGGCTGGCAGGGCACGCGCGGTCGCCTGGGTGTTCGCGGCGCTCAACTCGATCGAGGTCTTCATCCAGCAGCTCGCCGAGATCGATCTCTTCTACCCCGACCAGGAGTGGGCGAAGCTCAATCGGCCCCGCGTCGAGGGGGCGGTCAAGAAGCGGCTGCAGGAGCTCGCCGCCTGGATCGGTGATCGCGAGTATCTCGAGGATCGCTTCACCGCCGGCGATCTCATGATGACGACCGTGCTCCGCGTCCTCCGCCACACCGACCTCGTCGACGCCGAGCCCGTGCTGAAGGCTTACAAGGAGCGGTGTGAGAGGCGGCCGGCGTTCC